The Hymenobacter canadensis genomic interval AGGCCCGTGGTTCGCTGGTTCATGAATCAAAGCTAGGACAGCGTGTTTACGCGAAGGTCAAGTTCACGAAAACGGTGATTTTGGTAAGCCGTGACTTGCAACTATGTCTGCAAAAGGCTAGGGAAGGCTTAAAGTAATTTTGTCCCCCCGCTGCTATAAGAAGGCCGAGTACAGAGAGTATACACCGAGTACTGGTGGTGATTTACAACAACCAGTAATGCAACTGGATCTACAACTATTTCGAGTTGTGCTTTTTGGCCAGTTTATCAATCTTTTCTTTCACGGCCGCGACGACAAAATCGTGAATGGAAATCCGGTCGCGCTTGGGTAGGCTGTCTTGAATAGCCCGGATCTGTGCCAGCTCGCTTTCGTAGATTTTGAAGGTAAAGGACTTGAGCTTGTCTTCCTCAGGTGTAGCCTTCGCAGCGGCCGCTACTGGGGACACTAGTACAGAGCCGCCTTTGTTAATCATCTCCTGCATCGCTGAACTGGAGAGAGAAGCAGGTGGCGTAGGAGGAAGGCCGAGTTTGGGTTTCTTCATGGCCATAAGATGCGGCGAATGTTGCAGTACAACAACTGATTATACAAGTGAATTTAGTTGTAAATCAGGTTGTATTTTTAGTTTACTATTTGATTGTTTCTGTTGCGGCTTGTACGCTTGCGCACAGATCGTTGACTTCTACCAATGCTTTTTCATCGGCTGGCTTCATTTCCAACACTCCTAACCCGGCCGCAGCAGCATTAGCGAACGAGATACGGTTGCCTACAGACGTCTCCAGGAACTGCAGATATTCAGAGCCACGTAGTAGCTCAGCCGCTTCCTCCTTATAGGTGCCGCGGGCGTCGGCCTTGTTGATGAACGTGAGCGAGCGCAGACTCGGGTTGAACGGCGCCACCTCGGCAATCAGGTTCTCCACTTTGCGCAGCGTCCAGATGTCGAGCGAGCGGGGAGCGAACGGGACCAGGTATACGTGGGAGATTGTCAGGGCCGAGCGCTGGCTGACCGTATCACGGCCACCGGTATCGATGACGATGTCGTCGCACTTCGTGGCCAGGCGCTGTACCTGGGCATTGAGCTCGCGGCCCGTTACTTTAACCGCGGTGTAGCCTAGGTCACCATCAAGGGACTGGTGACGAAAAGACGTGAAGTCCGTGGCCGACTCCTGATCATCGGCATCGATGAGAATAACGTCGCGGCCCTGCTGAAGCAGATATATCGTGAGGTTCGTCGCGATAGTAGTTTTCCCACTACCGCCCTTGATGCCGCCTACCGTGTAGATCATGTTGTCTGGGCTAAACTGCCTTTGGTTGCTATTTTAGTTGTAAAACTAGTTGTTAAAATGCATCTATACAAATTAACATTCCATTCCATTTATAGTTGTTGGCCAATAACATAACTAGATATATGGTCAATATTCACAGGAAAAAGACACCTAATATACTTTATGCGCAGATCCACTACACTCACGTTATATTCTTTCTTAATAGTTAGGCGACCAGCAAAAGTTGCGCAACAGGCAGACCAGCTTTGCGGCCCAGCTTGCCCCGCTCGGGCTGTAGCGTTGGGTGGAGGGGAACCAGGCCCAGCACCAAGAAGTGAAGCGATTCTATGGACTCGTGAAGGAGTTCAACTCGCAGCTGGAGCAGGTCGCTCACAAGAGCATCCACCGGGCCGGGCAGCAACACAGCCGCAACAGTGGATTAGGTAGGTAAAGGCCATACCTTGTCCGCCATTTAAAAGCCATTATGATGCGCCTGCTTTTGCCCTTGGCCCTGTTCCTACTATTAGGGCAGGGATGCACCCGAAAATCTGCTTTCCTAGCGATTGGGACCAAGAGAGGAATTGGTAGTTACCGATTAAACGGGCGCACGGTGAGCTGCCGGGTAGACGTTTCTGCTGGGACCATTGTATCAAGTTCCGACTCGCTGGTGGGCATCTCCATCTCAATGAGGACGGTTCCCTCTCCAGATAGTGGTTATCCTGTGCTAATACTTGACTATCGCAAGCCGGCTGGTCTGCCTGATAGCCAATACCAAGTAGCCTTAACCACTTACTTAGCTGGCGGTAGTAAGGAAATCGTTTTCTACGAAGGCATTGTAGGAACGCTGACCGAAACGAGCCCAGATGTCTTTGCCGGCACTTTTACCAGCAGCCATCCTGAATACAGTCCACTCACGGCGGGTACATTCACCGGTGCCCGGCTCCAAAAGTCATCCGATTACAGATGAATCTGGGCGGAATACATGCACTGCTAAGAAGCTGACTCCATTGAACTTGGACAAAGCTCCACGGGCATAGCCCCTTGGTAAAATACCAAAATCCGAGAACAGGAGCCGTGGGGACAAAAACCGCACGGATTCCAAGACGGCAGGTACAATGGGCATTATGTAAATGAACTAAAACCAGGTAGGAGAACGGAGGTGCTAACGGGCCCAGTCCCGGAAAAGTCTTGTTTTAATCGAGGCATCGGCGTTCATAACTACGGTTTTGACGACCATTTTCGTCCTAGTTTTGTCGCGGACGCCAGTGACTTTTCGTGCAACTCATGCCATTTCATGAATTTTATATCTAATTTTTTGAATATATATAAAATAAATATACTGCATTAAAATATTGATATAGTAAAAGTCACTTTAATAGCCAATATGTCCTTTACAACTATATACTTTACCAGGTAAGTTTGTAAGGATGCTACAAAACATCTTTTTATACGGAAGCTGTTCCAATAAAGCCTGCTAGCGCGCATAATTACTACATGTATAACATGGTCTCAACGCGCCACCTGTATTCTATTGTTGGCGCATGCTTTCTGCTTTCCACTACCTGTACTGCTCAGTTGATGCCTTCCCATATAGAAGGAGTGGCAGCAGGGGGGCTTACTAGCTATGCTAGTAGAGCGGACGGAACAGTGTGGTCTTGGGGGGCTAACTCGGATGGATTATTAGGTGATTCATCACAGGTCGCTCAGCGTATCCGTCCTGGAACGATTTCCTTATCGCAACCCCTAACACCGAATGCTAACCAACCCCAGTTTGATGCCTCGGATACAAATTCTGCTATTCTACAATCAAACGGGACCCTATTGATTTGGGGACGCAATGACTACGGGCAATTAGGGACCGGAGTTAAGAACGAGGCACGCCATAGACCAAGCCTTGTTCCAGATCCTACCGTAGCTGTTCCCGGTACGATATGGTCCCGAGTTGTATTAGGCCAAGGAGTGACTTTTGCTTTGCGTTCTGATCGCACACTTTGGGCATGGGGTCGGAGTGAGAGTGGAATGCTGGGTAATGGAACTACCGCACCTGATGTCATCCGTCCTGCGCAAATACCGTCACCCACAACTGCTACGCCCGGCTCTTACTGGAGCGACATTGCAGCGGGCCAGGGCTTTGCTTTAGCCCTTCGTTCGGATGGCACCCTTTGGGCGTGGGGCTATGCAGGGTATGGCAGTTTGGGAATAGGCCCGAGTACTGTTACGTATCAGACCACACCCATACTTGTACCGTCGCCTTCAGGAGCACTTGCTGGCACGCATTGGACAAAGATAGCGACAGGCTATACCCATGCCCTAGCGGTGCGTTCTGATGGTACGCTGTGGACATGGGGCCGTGCCAATTTCGGACAATTGGGTAATGGAGATCTGAGCACACAAGTCGCCGTACCTACACAGATTACAAATCCAACTGCCGCGTCAGTAGGGACTAGCTGGGTACAAGTATGGGCGGGCAACGAACACTCCCTAGCGCTGCGTTCGGATAGCACATTATGGGGTTGGGGACGCAATACAGAAGGACAACTTGGTGACAATACTGCCATTTCCCGAACTGTTCCCGTGCAAGAGTTCACAAGAAGCCACTGGGCAAGCGCGTCGGGTGGGTTTTTCCATTCTTTGGCTGTACGCAACGGTAAAGTGTTTGCCTGTGGGGGTATGAACTTCAACACAAACGCAGGCCAGTTAGGAGACGGTACGCGCAACGGATCTGCTTACTTTCGAGCGAGTCTGGTACCCGTACTGGCGTCAGCGAATCAACGCTTAAGCCGCCTAGTTTTTAGTCCTAATCCTGCACATGCATCCGTTGTTGTCACTGGGTTGCCAATAGGAACACGTGTGCTTCTTATGGATATAAGTGGTCGCCGAGTCCAAGAGGTACATCTTAATATGAATCGGGAGATACCACTTGACGCTTTCCCTCCTGGCATATACATAATACAAGCATATCCGACCAATGTTCCGCCGCTACGAGCCCGTTTGGTCATAGAATAAATTGAGTGGTTTTCTCAGGACTCTTTTAGCTCCTATGGTAAAAAAAATACGCGCTCGTAGTCTATTTATTCTAGGACGAAATGTCCTGCTCATCTTGCTGGTTCAGGGCTGGCTGGTTCTCACGTGTCGTTGTGCGCAAGCACAGGTGTCATATTCCCAGCTAGCAGCTGGAACCTTCCACTCGGCGGCGTTACAAACAGATGGAAAGCTCTGGATGTGGGGACGCAATAATGCCGGACAACTAGGGAATGGCAGCACCGCTGCCCAGAGTAGTACGCCGGTTGTAGTAGTAACACCGAGTACAGCTTTAACTGGTACTACTTGGAAACAAGTGGCAGCTGGCACATTTCACACGGTAGCTTTACGATCAGATGGTACGCTCTGGGCATGGGGCGATAACAGTTCTGGTCAACTTGGTGACGGCTCGACAACATCTCAAAGAATACCAGTATTCGTGCCCACTCCAGTCGGAGCTCAAGCTGGAACATCCTGGACGCAAGTAGTAGCGGGCTACGCCCACACACTGGCATTACGATCAGATGGCACGTTGTGGGCCTGGGGCGGAAATTTATATGGTCAATTAGGCGATGGAACTACAACAGACCGTCATCTACCCGTACGTGTCCGCACAAGCCTGAATCTAATTACTGAACCCACTTGGGTGCAGATAACGACTGCTAACCATCATAGTCTGGGTATAACTATGGGGGGAGGTCTTTGGGCGTGGGGCCGTAATCACTTAGGCCAATTGGGTGTGGGAGCAGGGCTATTCTGGCAATCGCAACCACTTCGCGTTGTTGTAGCCGGTCAGGCCCTCACATGGAAGCAGGTAAGCGCAGGTGAGTCACACACTCTCGCTCTAACTACAAACAATGAATTGTGGGCGTGGGGTACCAACGAGAGTGGACAGTTGGGTAGTGGAGCTGCCACAATTGTCAGCACGGTGCCTGTTCGGGTACCAACACCAACTACGTGTGCTCCTGGCACCCAATGGATGACACTTGCCGCTGGCGCGTTGCATTCTCTGGCGCTAAGATCAGATAGTACATTATGGAGTTGGGGAGAAGGAGCAGACGGGCAACTGGGTAACAACACCACTATTCTGTCTTCCACGCCAATGCAAGAGGATACAAAAGGCCGCTGGCGGTTACTAGCCGCGGGCGGAACGCATTCCCTGGCTGTATCTACGTCAAGAGTTTATGCCACGGGTTCCGCAGAGTACGGACAGCTAGGAATGGGCAATACAGTTCGTGCCCTCCGTTTTAAAACATCACAGGCTTCCCCTTTGACTGCCCAGCAGCATTTGGATAATTCCGTACGCATATTTCCCAATCCAGCAGTGGACTTGGTTTATATTACTGGGATAACATCTAGCACGTTACTGTCAATACATGATTTGCAGGGACGCATTATAAGACAGACCGAAATGATTGCTTTACCCCTCGATATCAGTCATTTACCCAGTGGGATGTACCTGCTTAATCTTTTGCAGGCTGATGGTACTCGTTTCAAGCAAAAATTACTAATCCAGCATTAATGTTATGTCCGAGAGTAGATCTCCCACAGCAACGCGAGGTGCTTTAACCAATAAATCAATCTTTATTTCACTGCTAGTGAAGAAAAATTTACTTGCCTGCGTAAGCATTGCTTTATGTGTGCTGCAAACTTCCGATGTATCGGGGCAACGCGCTAAATCGCGATTACATCTTCCTTCCTCTCGGCCCGAAGCAGCTCAATTGCTCAACAGAGTACCCGCGCAAAATGACATCTCATCAGGGTATAAAGCGCCTTCTTTTCGCGGTCCTACTTTTCAGCGTGACGCCCAAGGAAGTATTATCTCTCTTGAGCAGTTACGAACAGATGCGCAAAGGAACAGCAACACTGAATCAGATAATTCTACGGATGACTTCACAGATCGAAGTTTCAGCGTAGGCATACCCGCCTCACCAACAGCAAATAGTTTAACGGTTAATACTGGGTCATCAGGAGTTGATGCCTATACAGGAGCCGCTTCGGTAACCATTCCTTTATGGGAAGTCAAATCACGTGAGGCCACATTGCCTATTACACTAGCGTACAGCGGTGGAGGGGTAAAGGTAAACGACGTAGCCGGTTGGGTAGGTATGGGATGGCATCTAAATGCGGGCGGCGTTATTGCTCGTACTATGATGGGACGCCCTGATGACGCAAGCCTAGGATACTTCTTCACAGGGGCTGCTTACTTAAACAACGTCTGTGACATGCCTGGCCAGCGTTTTCTGGAAGGTGCTGTTGGGAACTGGGACACGCAGCCTGACGTGTTCAGTTTCAATTTTGATGGCTATAGCGGTCAGTTCGTCTTCGATACTGACAGAACTATCCGGATGATTCCCCAGCAGCCCCTTACCATTATACCCACCTATACTTCAATCGGAGAATTAGCTTCCTTTAAGGTGCTGACACCCCAAGGTGTAGAATATTCTTTTGGCACTACTAATAACTCAGTTGAACGATCTTCAGGGGGAGTTTTCAACTATACATTAGAAGTATTGTCGCCAGTGGGGCCCACAACAAATCGGGGCAATGATTACCGGAACGAGAACATGTACCGGCTTGATGGCTCGCTTGATCCGATTTCGGGAGCCCCTTCTATGTCTTGTAGCCCATCAATTGAGCAATCACCACGAGTTACATATCAAACATTGCCAGAGTACAATTCTACTTGGTATCTAACGGAAAAAAAGATGCCTAGCACCGGAGACTTTATTCGGCTGGTTTATACCGCTGACGGTGGTGGGATAAGTGATTACCGAACGAGTTTGTCTCAGGTCTTTACAGGACCTAAGCTGGTGCGTCGCAATAACAGATATGAGTTCGAATGTCGGCAGAAGCCATTCGATACAGGATTGAATAATCCCTACGGCTGTGTAATAGACGAGTCCCTTAACCGCCGGGACAACGACGCAATAACGATATCGGAAGTCTATCATTTCTTTTATGCGAAAAGACTAACCAGCATTGTAACTGCCTCTGGAAACACTACGGTTAATTTTCAGGCGAATTTAACCCGCCAAGACATTCTGGGTGGGTCTCATGCCTTAACAGATATCTCTGTACTAAATGTTGCCAACAATGTCGTCAAAAGGTTCACTCTTGACTACGAATATGCGTTGTTTGACAGGGGATCTTCTGGAGAATATGAATATTCATTAGTTGAAGTAGATGACCGTGATCCCCAAGGAAACCCTACTTTTTTAACTCGCGCTGCTGAATGCAAGCGTATAATGCTGAAAGGAGTAACCGAATCGGAGGGATGTAATGCTAGTGCACACCGCTTTTCATATACGCAAAATGGCTTGCCACGGCGCCTATCACCTATGCAGGACTGGGGAGGATATTTCAACGACAGGAATAGTATATTTAGTTTCGGTAGTTATTATTCCAACGGCGTCACATACCCTACATTTAAAGTACGAATACCTGGTATGCCAGGGGCAATGTCAACCTCTCGTGCCCCCATCTTGAGCCGAGCGCAAAACTGTTCTCTCATCGGTGTTACCTATCCCACAGGTGGAACAGCAGAATATAGCTACGAGTTACATAAGCGAGCAACAGATGCGCCTACTAGTTATACACCAGGTATTCGGGTAGGTCAACTCACTTATAAGGATCGTGGACAAATAGTCAAGCAAATCAAATACAATTACCGTGCATCTAATGGCCAAGGGGGGTGGCAATCTAGTGGTGCAGGGGATGGTCCTACTAGCTCTTACGAACAAGATGCTGAGTTTACTTATCCGAACGAATGTAAGACCTCGATGATTTTTATTGCATCCTATTCCCAAACAGAGGTAGGAATGACAAAGGGAAGTCTGGTTGGCTACAGTCGAGTAGAGGAAGTAGTGGATGGTGCGGGTTCAACAGTTAGCTACTTTACCCATCCTTGGGCCAGTTCTTCAGAGGATTCTCCGTCGGCAACGCTTGATTTTGCTGGTAGGTGTGCTTCAACTTATCTTCATGATTTTCCTTTTCCCGCGAATACAAGCCGGGATTACCGCCGGGGGTTACTCACGAAGCAGCAAATGCTCAACAGTGATGGCCTACTTGTTAAGCAAGTAGATGTCACGTACTCACCTTTTATTGAAAATAACATACCGTTTAGAGTAAAGGCATATAAGCTTGGTTACCACATGGTAAATCCAGACAAGAGCAGTGCGCACTTCACGTTCGGCTACTGGTATTACGAGTCTGACTGGGTCTATAAAAAGCAGGAGAGTGTGACTACCTTCAGCCAAGACAGTCCCGGTGATTTGAGCATGGCATCTAAAGTAGTTACCGACTACACTTACGATCCTGCTTCTTTACTCTTGCGGCAGGAAAGAACTTATCGTGTAGGTACAGCGGGAGCACACCTTACCCGCTACACGTACACAGGGGATTTTGCCGCGGTTGCTTCGAAGCCTGCTTGGCTAACGTCAATGCTTGCCCGTAAGATGAGAGGCCAAGTAGTGGAGAAAGTGGCTTACGTGGAGAAGACGCTGAATGGCGCCACAACGTTGATGGCTGTTCAGGGGGCGTTAACACAGTACAACGTCTTTGGCACCAACTTACGGCCGGCATGGCAGAAAACCTTTATGTCGGTGCATGGGCTAGCAGGTTTTACCGCAGTATCAGTTTCGCAAGGAACCATGGTGGCGGATGAGCATTATCGTTTACATACTGCATTTGATAGCTATGATGACCAGGGAAACTTAACCTTGTCTACGGATGCATCTGGCATATCAACTGGCTATATCTGGGGCTATAGCCGCAATTTGCTTACCAGCAAGGTAATCAACGGTCAACCTGCTTATAGTAGCGGCCAATTTGCAGCTCCATGCGGACATACTAGTTTCGAGTCACAAAGTACTGCTGGCAATGAAGACGAAGATTTATGGTCTAAGCCAACATCGTACTGTTACGAGGCTAAAACGGGACAGCGAAGCGCCTATTTGAATGGTGATGGTTATAGCCCTGGCCGCACATTCACCATTATGCCAAATTTCCAGCAAGGCAAATATATATTTTCCGCTTGGGTGAAGACGGATCCTAGTATAACGGGTAGTTCTACAGGTAATCTGGTCATTGAAACCTCAAATGGCATTACCAATCAGAACCTGAATTGGAAAGGTGATCCGTTTACAATTGCCTCCGTAGATGGCTGGAAGCGTGTTCAAGTTACTGTAGATCTAGAAGCGCTACAGCTTCCTAGCAACACTCCTGTGCGCTTGAAATGTTACGCGTGGCTCACGGGGGGAAGGCCGTTTGTCATCGATGAATTACGCTTTCATCATATATCTGCGATGATGGAAACGTTAACCTATTCGCCTCTAATTGGTGTAACCTCGAAATCCGACGCTACCGGGCATACATCAGCTTATGAATATGACGCGCTCAATCGTTTACGTCTTACACGCGACGACAAAGGCAATATCACGCAACGGCATACATACAATTTGAATGCTACTGACCGAACGCTAAGTGCCGCGTTCTCAGTGTTCGGGGGGCGAACGGTCAATGAGCAACAAAACTTCCGGCCCACTAATGGTAACTATTGCTTGATAGGTACCACTACTTACGTGTGGCAGTTTGGAGATGGAGCAACTTCTCTCGAAGAATTGCCTAATCATAGGTACACCGCGCCAGGCACTTATACTGTAACGTTAACAGCCACAAATTCTGAGTATGGTTCAGCTACCACCACGCAGCAGGTGATTATTGTTACCCCTTTAAATGCTACGATTTGTGCAAACGGAACGGTTGGATACGACATCTGCCGTAATGAGATCGACCAATATGGTGACTGCACTGATGGGACGGGTACAGTCCGTAGCGTGGTGTTTCAGGTCTATCCAACCGGAGGTTGTGGAAACTACAGATACCAGTGGCAGACATTTAATGCTGCAACGCAGAGTTGGTCAAACGTAGGAAGCATTTCGACGTCAACGGTCTCCAACCGTTATTATTTGGCTAAAACAGCAGAAGTGGAATTTACAGTCCGCTGTCAGGTTCTGGATAATTGTGGTAACAGCATTGAAACACCCGAATTACGAGCGGCGAGCTATAAAAGTCTTGATTGCTTTTAAATAAATCCATTTATATACACTCAAATGGCTTTTCAACAACCTATCCAGCAGATCTTTCTATACATACAGCCTCTCTTACTAGCTGTATGCTTGTGCGTACCTGCACCTGTTGTAGCGCAGCGAGCTGCTTACAACTATGTGCGCACAGAGACCATGCTGAATCCTGGTGTGCAAGGAGATAGAGGGGATATGTCTACTACTAATAAGAGAGTAGTATATGAGTATGTAGACGGCATAGGCCGTCCTTTACAAACAGTGGCAGTCCAAGCAAGCCCGAGTGGTAAGGACGCTGTGCAGCCGCGCACCTTCGATGCACAAGGGCGTGAGACTTTTCATTACCTACCGTATACCATAGACAGTGATGGCCGGATGCGATCCGATTGGCGACAGGAGCAGCCTACCTTTTATGATATTGCTCCTAAAGTATCACGTGACATTCGCCTGTACAGTGAATCGGTATTTGAGTCATCCCCGCTAAGTCAGCTGAAAGAGCAGGCTGCACCAGGCTGGAGCTGGCAGCCGAGCAGTGGCGCTACAGTAAAGTATAACACTAGATTAAATAAAGCCGTAGAAGTGCGTGAGTGCACTTATTCGCCCATTTCAAATATCATTACCAGCGCGGGACCATACGCTATCGGTGCTCTCACGGCCCAGGAAACTACTGATGAACAGGGACTAAAGTCAATCAATTTTTATGACTCCCGTGGTCTGCTAATGTGCAATAACCAAGTTAGCACGTCGGGCTCTACACTCAGCACATGCTACTTGTACAGTGATGGGGGAAAGCTCCTGTTCGTGCTGCCTCCAGAATGCATGCGACGGTGGGCACAAGCCAGCTTCGGTACGCTCTCGTCCACTCTGTTGGAAGACTATGCCTTTCAATACAAGTATGACGAGCGCGGACGGCTTATTGAAAAGAAAATCCCTGGTGCCGGATGGCAATATCTTATTTATGATCAATGGGATAGGCTAGTACTCAAACAAGATGGTAACATGCGGCGTGCGAACGCTGCACAGTGGCATTTTGTAAAATACGACGCTAGTAATCGTTCTATCATCACGGGCATCTATAATTCTGCTATAACGAACCGTGATCAACTTCGCGCTGATGTAGCAGCATCCAACGTTCGTTGTGAGGTGCG includes:
- a CDS encoding AAA family ATPase, with the translated sequence MIYTVGGIKGGSGKTTIATNLTIYLLQQGRDVILIDADDQESATDFTSFRHQSLDGDLGYTAVKVTGRELNAQVQRLATKCDDIVIDTGGRDTVSQRSALTISHVYLVPFAPRSLDIWTLRKVENLIAEVAPFNPSLRSLTFINKADARGTYKEEAAELLRGSEYLQFLETSVGNRISFANAAAAGLGVLEMKPADEKALVEVNDLCASVQAATETIK
- a CDS encoding T9SS type A sorting domain-containing protein, whose amino-acid sequence is MPSHIEGVAAGGLTSYASRADGTVWSWGANSDGLLGDSSQVAQRIRPGTISLSQPLTPNANQPQFDASDTNSAILQSNGTLLIWGRNDYGQLGTGVKNEARHRPSLVPDPTVAVPGTIWSRVVLGQGVTFALRSDRTLWAWGRSESGMLGNGTTAPDVIRPAQIPSPTTATPGSYWSDIAAGQGFALALRSDGTLWAWGYAGYGSLGIGPSTVTYQTTPILVPSPSGALAGTHWTKIATGYTHALAVRSDGTLWTWGRANFGQLGNGDLSTQVAVPTQITNPTAASVGTSWVQVWAGNEHSLALRSDSTLWGWGRNTEGQLGDNTAISRTVPVQEFTRSHWASASGGFFHSLAVRNGKVFACGGMNFNTNAGQLGDGTRNGSAYFRASLVPVLASANQRLSRLVFSPNPAHASVVVTGLPIGTRVLLMDISGRRVQEVHLNMNREIPLDAFPPGIYIIQAYPTNVPPLRARLVIE
- a CDS encoding T9SS type A sorting domain-containing protein yields the protein MVKKIRARSLFILGRNVLLILLVQGWLVLTCRCAQAQVSYSQLAAGTFHSAALQTDGKLWMWGRNNAGQLGNGSTAAQSSTPVVVVTPSTALTGTTWKQVAAGTFHTVALRSDGTLWAWGDNSSGQLGDGSTTSQRIPVFVPTPVGAQAGTSWTQVVAGYAHTLALRSDGTLWAWGGNLYGQLGDGTTTDRHLPVRVRTSLNLITEPTWVQITTANHHSLGITMGGGLWAWGRNHLGQLGVGAGLFWQSQPLRVVVAGQALTWKQVSAGESHTLALTTNNELWAWGTNESGQLGSGAATIVSTVPVRVPTPTTCAPGTQWMTLAAGALHSLALRSDSTLWSWGEGADGQLGNNTTILSSTPMQEDTKGRWRLLAAGGTHSLAVSTSRVYATGSAEYGQLGMGNTVRALRFKTSQASPLTAQQHLDNSVRIFPNPAVDLVYITGITSSTLLSIHDLQGRIIRQTEMIALPLDISHLPSGMYLLNLLQADGTRFKQKLLIQH
- a CDS encoding PKD domain-containing protein — its product is MKKNLLACVSIALCVLQTSDVSGQRAKSRLHLPSSRPEAAQLLNRVPAQNDISSGYKAPSFRGPTFQRDAQGSIISLEQLRTDAQRNSNTESDNSTDDFTDRSFSVGIPASPTANSLTVNTGSSGVDAYTGAASVTIPLWEVKSREATLPITLAYSGGGVKVNDVAGWVGMGWHLNAGGVIARTMMGRPDDASLGYFFTGAAYLNNVCDMPGQRFLEGAVGNWDTQPDVFSFNFDGYSGQFVFDTDRTIRMIPQQPLTIIPTYTSIGELASFKVLTPQGVEYSFGTTNNSVERSSGGVFNYTLEVLSPVGPTTNRGNDYRNENMYRLDGSLDPISGAPSMSCSPSIEQSPRVTYQTLPEYNSTWYLTEKKMPSTGDFIRLVYTADGGGISDYRTSLSQVFTGPKLVRRNNRYEFECRQKPFDTGLNNPYGCVIDESLNRRDNDAITISEVYHFFYAKRLTSIVTASGNTTVNFQANLTRQDILGGSHALTDISVLNVANNVVKRFTLDYEYALFDRGSSGEYEYSLVEVDDRDPQGNPTFLTRAAECKRIMLKGVTESEGCNASAHRFSYTQNGLPRRLSPMQDWGGYFNDRNSIFSFGSYYSNGVTYPTFKVRIPGMPGAMSTSRAPILSRAQNCSLIGVTYPTGGTAEYSYELHKRATDAPTSYTPGIRVGQLTYKDRGQIVKQIKYNYRASNGQGGWQSSGAGDGPTSSYEQDAEFTYPNECKTSMIFIASYSQTEVGMTKGSLVGYSRVEEVVDGAGSTVSYFTHPWASSSEDSPSATLDFAGRCASTYLHDFPFPANTSRDYRRGLLTKQQMLNSDGLLVKQVDVTYSPFIENNIPFRVKAYKLGYHMVNPDKSSAHFTFGYWYYESDWVYKKQESVTTFSQDSPGDLSMASKVVTDYTYDPASLLLRQERTYRVGTAGAHLTRYTYTGDFAAVASKPAWLTSMLARKMRGQVVEKVAYVEKTLNGATTLMAVQGALTQYNVFGTNLRPAWQKTFMSVHGLAGFTAVSVSQGTMVADEHYRLHTAFDSYDDQGNLTLSTDASGISTGYIWGYSRNLLTSKVINGQPAYSSGQFAAPCGHTSFESQSTAGNEDEDLWSKPTSYCYEAKTGQRSAYLNGDGYSPGRTFTIMPNFQQGKYIFSAWVKTDPSITGSSTGNLVIETSNGITNQNLNWKGDPFTIASVDGWKRVQVTVDLEALQLPSNTPVRLKCYAWLTGGRPFVIDELRFHHISAMMETLTYSPLIGVTSKSDATGHTSAYEYDALNRLRLTRDDKGNITQRHTYNLNATDRTLSAAFSVFGGRTVNEQQNFRPTNGNYCLIGTTTYVWQFGDGATSLEELPNHRYTAPGTYTVTLTATNSEYGSATTTQQVIIVTPLNATICANGTVGYDICRNEIDQYGDCTDGTGTVRSVVFQVYPTGGCGNYRYQWQTFNAATQSWSNVGSISTSTVSNRYYLAKTAEVEFTVRCQVLDNCGNSIETPELRAASYKSLDCF